From Amyelois transitella isolate CPQ chromosome 9, ilAmyTran1.1, whole genome shotgun sequence:
CTGTCTTTAGAAAGAGGCACAATCTCGATACTGAATGTGAACTTGTAATTGTATATGTTGCTGTGGATGTCATGTGATATCAGCTTCTTGGAATGCTGGCATTTTATTGGCAACACAGACTGTATAAAATCGACCATTTTGCGTGCGTGGCTCTCGGTTGCATAGAAGAAGTCAAGgccatctgaaaaaaaaattggatatGGTAAAGTCTACagattatttacttattaattataatttaagctTTCTTCGTCAGGGAAGAACTATACTTAGGTGAAGATGATGATTCCAAATTAGCTACTAATGCAATGACTAATTTGGAATCATCTCTAAGATTGCATTTCATTTAGTGTATgtgaaataaacttatttacattCATCATTTTAAAGGATGGCAATCCTTTTATTTccttactattttttttacatctgtCATATACCATTATACATCTGTCAATAGCAATGATATTGGCTTTCACAGAATATGATAATTACTGACTATTATTAGTTACAGTTACTGGCATATATTGTCAAAAGCTAAAGTTATCAACTTTCATGCtagaaaatttacataaaaagtgaaataaagaaaaaaggcaaaatcttttcaagattgttggctctgtataccccgtgaaggatatagaagtgactaaatgtatgtatgtacatagatGGCAAATCTACATACCATGTTTGGGTTTTATACCAAGTGTGTTTTCATGCGCCCTGTGTTTCAGAATCAGTTGCTCTAAATAGTAGAATGTTTTCCTATTGTTAGCACGCTGCCTGACTTGCACCAAAGCCTTCCAATAATCTTGGGCTTCAGAACGATGGCAAGCATCACACATCTGGTGTTGAATCGTGAACTCCacaataaatgtttgttggaGTACTGCCCCTCCCATTACCTCACCCTGAACAGTCAATTTGACCTGAAATATTAAGGGTAATTTAGGTTAGGCTCTAGAATCTGGTTGTAAGAATATTATAGGTAATTACAGTACATAAAACTAAACTTTTAAGCTCAAGGCTTCAACTGCAGAACTAAGTTGTGAAAACTAAAGACCAAAGAATgtactaattaattttttaacattaaccaTCACTGTTTTGACAGCATGACACTTGTCTTTTCAGGCTGAGGAAAAAAATGGAGTCAAATAAGCTTTCTTGAGTGTTATCATCAACTCTTTGTAACAGCAACCCAACTTCTATTCTCATTATCATGAAGGTGTCAATTTACCCAGTACCTTGCTTGTTCATAgtgtaataagtaataaaatataaaaaattattacttttattctCTTGGAATGTGGCTCTGTCCAAGCAAATCCAGCATCAATAAGTTTCACCCTGTTCAAGCcctttagtctttttaaaCAAAGAGCCAGAAGCTCGCGAGACTCCAAAGCGCATACAACCCATTCTGCTGGAGGCTGTAAATACCTGAAAAATTCaaccattttaaattaaggcGAGCATAGTATAAATCTGATCCttgttttaagaatttatgtaagtagtatcttgtaatgttttttattgttgaatGGTAATGACCTTATTAAATAGAATACATATTGaattcatgtatgtatgaacttgTCACTATACATGTATGATCCAGCAGTTGACCAGCTGTGGCATTTTTATACTTTGATTAATTGTATCCTTAAGTATCCATGCTAGCAAAGCCTGAGCAAAAGTTACACaaaaattattctaaaaatGGAGAGTTCAGTTGAATTTTCAGAAAAGGATttcataacaatataaaactatGCAACTTGTACAAACCTCCCTTATATGCTGATGAAAATTAACTAAACATGTAAGCTTTACCTTTCACATCCTCTACAGAAGAAAAGTGTTGCTTGTTTTGGAATACCATCAGTAATATCAACATGGGCTCGTAGACATGCTACACACATATTCGATGGATTTGCTTCTATGGGCACTGCACATTGACAGCACAATCTGGAAATAAGTACAAACAACAATGATCAGCTGTACACTGTCGCTGTTGTTTAAAATGCTATTAAGGACAATCTTAAAGGGAatctttaagtaatttatttgacgtcaaccaatgttttgAAACCTAAAggtttaacaattattaagcgacaTGATAGtattctataataatgaataaaaattttgaatttgaatttaaattttggagaagatgaaaatatttttccggGCGATTataatcttataaaataagaaattattttattggaacataaaatacaagcataatatgtatgcatataaagaaaaattattattttaaaattataacctaAAGCTTGACCAATTAACTTACATTCTAGTGCTATTTGACCCTTGTTGTAAACTCTCCGGAGTAATATATTCCATTTTTTCAATTGTGTTcgtaactttaaaatattaaattaacatttagaagtaaatttaaagaattGATTTCAACACCAAAATGTGGAATGGAAATGGAAGTAAGTATAACCCATACACACCACATACACACTACACTACAACCAGAGGTGTTCGATAGTTCATTATATTAGGTAGcagaataaatattactaatattatttttatgaatgtattcaaatatatttaaatcatagCTAAGACTAATATATTAGtactaatgtatttttattatgtatgaaaACAGCACCATCTATGCTTCTTTCATTCTAGGCTTGCGCAAACTTACTATGAtcttaattaagtattttaaatcaaactgTAGGCGTCTATGAAATGATTTATGGATGTTAAATTGATGTCATAAGATGTATCAGTCCCATTCTAAAATGAAATTGTGTAAAAGACACAAATACACTCGATgaaattctattaaaaaaaaatttaactaacTTTGGTAAAAAAAGAGAACCACGTCCAATCGATATCCTTATTTTTTGGAGTagttaaaaattcttaaaccGCCTCCTGAGTTAACTAAATTtgcctgaaaaccgcatcaaaatcagtttaaCGAAAcacgagataatcgcggacaaacttAAATaccatatatttttgtattcaaattcaaaatttttattcattattataggatactatatatagcttaataattgtcaaaacgtatgatttaacaacattggttgacgtcaaataaattacttaaaataattttaacggCGGTTTAAAAAACAGCATCGCCTTCATTCAATATATTCCTTTTATTAATCGGGTAATATCTGTGAGGACCTATAATTGACCATTTGTTTAACATATGTGGCgctattttttgtaaacggTTGTTGGTCTtccgtataaataaataaatagcagttgaaaataatatataagcatttaaaagtacccgaaactgccgagcttgcatgaaaagagttatgaatgtggatgaagcaaaggaagtatgcagagatcgcggcaagtggaaagaggtaggtAGTCGAtccctacccctccgggaaagaggcgtgattttatgtatgtttgtataagcATTTAAATCATATAAGTATTCAGTAGCATACATCGTCCGTAACGTAACGTAACGATCTCGCAACTAGCATTGGacgaaattttaatatgatgtCATTGTATCAGTTTAATCTAATATGTGGCGTGTCGTTTGAATTTAGTAAATGAAGGACGATGTCTACGCGCGAAAGACGCCGCTCCTGAGAACATTGCTGAGCCGACCCTTCAATCCACATCTAACTCTTGTTCATATCGCACGTCCTCGCGTTtctgtattaaatatttatatatctttttcagttttatttttgttagaagGTTGTGAAAGTAAACCTTAATTCGAGGCATCACAGTCCTTCTACAAATATATTaacctaataaaatattaaaaatattaacctaatatttattaatttataatatataatagccgataaaaacaacttttacaaCTATTTGACAATGTCAAGATTGTCTATGTCAGCGTTGACATTGATAATCTTGACATGTGACTAAAATTGAAAGCACAGCGGAGTCAGCGGGCAAAGCAAAGCAGAGAAGCCAGCTTTGTCAATGACAATTATCATTATGTTGTCATTGTCAAAAAATCTGAATGAAAACTAGCACTCATTGAACAAAATCGACAATTCCGACGGTATGACATTATATTGAATGAAGAATTTTAGACGGCCAGGCGACCTCTTACGTAAACTCTTCGTCTTCGtgattatttaacattttatcgATCGAATTCCAATACGAAAAATGTTCTCTACCGTCTGCAAAGCAGGCCGTTTGGCCGCAAAGGCGGTAGCCAACAATCCTGCTTCTGAAAAGGCACCATTGGTTGCTGGAACTCTAGTGAACAAACGAGACTATGCAGCCAAAGCCGCCGCAAAGGGCAAAGGTAAGGTGGTTGCAGTTATTGGAGCCGTTGTCGACGTCCAGTTTGAAGACGAGTTACCCTCTATCCTAAATGCTTTGGAAGTACAAGATCGCCAACCCAGGTTGGTCCTGGAGGTAGCGCAGCACTTGGGTGAAAACACTGTACGCACCATTGCTATGGACGGTACTGAGGGTCTGGTCCGCGGGCAGGTTGTCAACGACTCCGGCTCGCCCATCCGAATCCCTGTTGGTGCGGAGACCCTCGGTCGTATCATCAACGTCATTGGCGAGCCCATCGATGAGCGCGGTCCCATCCCCACCGACAAGAGAGCCGCTATCCACGCTGAAGCACCCGAGTTTGTGGACATGTCTGTACAGCAAGAAATCCTGGTCACTGGAATCAAGGTCGTGGACTTACTAGCTCCTTATGCTAAGGGAGGTAAGATTGGACTGTTTGGCGGCGCAGGTGTAGGCAAGACTGTATTGATCATGGAGTTGATCAACAACGTTGCAAAGGCCCATGGTGGATACTCAGTTTTTGCTGGAGTAGGTGAGCGTACCCGTGAGGGCAATGATTTGTACCATGAAATGATTGAGTCTGGTGTCATCTCCCTGAAGGACAAAACCTCGAAAGTAGCCCTTGTATATGGACAGATGAATGAGCCACCTGGCGCGCGTGCCCGTGTTGCCTTGACTGGATTGACTGTTGCTGAGTATTTCCGCGACCAAGAAGGACAGGATGTGCTACTTTTCATTGACAACATTTTCCGTTTCACCCAAGCTGGGTCAGAAGTGTCTGCCTTGTTGGGTCGTATCCCTTCTGCTGTAGGTTATCAGCCCACATTGGCCACTGACATGGGTACCATGCAGGAGAGAATCACCACCACCAAGAAGGGTTCCATTACCTCTGTGCAGGCCATCTATGTGCCAGCTGATGACTTGACTGACCCTGCCCCTGCCACCACTTTTGCTCACTTGGATGCCACCACTGTGCTGTCTCGTGCCATTGCTGAGTTGGGCATCTATCCAGCTGTAGACCCTCTAGATTCCACATCCCGTATCATGGACCCCAACATCATTGGTGCTGAGCATTACAACATCGCCCGTGGTGTTCAAAAGATCCTACAGGATTACAAGTCCCTCCAGGACATCATTGCTATCCTGGGTATGGATGAGTTGTCTGAGGAAGACAAGCTGACTGTAGCTCGTGCccgtaagattcagagattCCTCTCTCAGCCCTTCCAGGTGGCCGAGGTGTTCACTGGACATGCAGGCAAGCTGGTACCCCTTGAAGAAACTATCAAAGGCTTCTCTCAGATTTTGGCAGGCGAGTATGATCATTTGCCCGAAGTTGCTTTCTACATGGTGGGGCCTATTGAAGAAGTTGTAGCAAAGGCTGAAACTTTAGCGAAGAgttcttaatttctttttgtatagtTTTATTAGAGGGAAAGACCAGTTATTTATTCCAAATGTACTGCCAACAATCAGTCAGTAAAGAATGGTAGTTAAATCACTGAGAAAtcatgtcattatttaaacgtaaataaaagtatgatATTGTGATTATTACCAAGTTAATACCTAATAAAGGTTGTATTTAACTGAaaacgtattttatttttcttaggtatgtacctacatcgTCGCCTTTTATTAACTACCAAGCAAAGAAGTAAAcaattttactaataaattcaattttcttCTGCCTCTTACCATTACACCCGACTGActcttaagttttttttatacttttactcGCAGATCGCCAGCGAgaatttagcgctacctacaaaagaatacaggtttcgCAAATCCTAATTGATGCTCTGAAAACGAAAGGCAGGAACTGTTCGAAAATCTTttcccaatccaggatcctgGATACTTCGTAGGTTTGTCCTTTCTGTTCAGGTTCAAGCTAGCCGTCCCTTCTTGTCTTTTataattccaaaataaaattttattgattatctTTGGATTAGCTTTACATTTccatgaaataatttaatacctatgtatatcgTAGGAATGTAGGTCATTTAATCTTGATGGTTCTCGTAACGAATCGTGCAAAAGGTCAGAAGAATGTTTAATCTAATTTACCCGGTCTATTCCACTATCCCCATGATAGGATGTTGCCCCAGTAGTCGCATGCGACTAGTGACACTAACAAGTCTAACCACCATCCCACCGTGAGACAGCTGTAAGCATCATGCTACAAAATCCTCAATGGAACTAATGAGGTAGATTAGATTAAACAATTACAGTAGTGGTCATTAACAGAATCCAGGCTCTCCTCTTCAGCGGCGAAggcttatctatactaatattataaagctgaagagtttgtttatatgttaatctctggaactactggttcgaattgaaaaattatttttgttttgattagaCGATTTATCATGAACGTCAAGATGACGGAGCCACCTCGCAGAACACAAATATTGTCGAACCAGCCCTTAGTACCTGGTTTGTACCTATTGGTACCCATATCAAAAAAGTTTGTACCTCAAAGAATTCAAAAAAATCGATGGTGATATGTGGTTCCTCCATCTTGACGTCAAAATGGAGGAACCACCTtcgtttcttataaaaatataatgtataccgTCAAGCGACCACACGGACACTTAGTACCAGGTTAGTACCCACCGAGATCTTATCGCTATAATcgttttttaagaaaataattaacaaaatgaaaatgacAGAAGTGAATAATTATAGCAAAATGTATTAAACGAAAACTCTACTTGAAAATAGTTCTAGGCGTTTAGGATttagtacaaaaaattatacatacatacatataatcacgcctatatcccttgcggggtagacagagccaacagttttgaaaagactaataggccacgttcagctgtttggctttttgaatctcaattccaccaaaaaattatatttattaattatttaaaaccacAATGCTATTAATGATAttagtttttgttaattattttcttaaaatacgATTATAGCGATAAGATCTCGGGAGGTACTAACCTGGTACTAAGTGTCCGTGTGGTCATCTTGAcggtatacattatatttttataagaaacgaAGGTGGTTCCTCCATTTTGACGTCAAGATGGAGGAACCACATATCACCATCGATTTTTTTGAATTCTTTGAGGTACAAACTTTTTTGATATAGGTACAAACCAGGTACTATGGGCTGGTTCGACAATATTTGTGTTCTGCGAGGTTGCTCCGTCATCTTGACGTTCAtgatttatcgaggaaggctttaggctatacatcacgctgtaactttaaggagcgaagaagtaatggaaaatgtggaaaaaaaacggggaaaattattcatccttgagggcttcaatgatgcccaaaatcactattccacgcggacgaagtcgcgggcacagctagtgatttaataaaattttcttaggTTTGGAATTTCGAGAATGAAGAATTAGGTACATCAAAACTAcgataaaagaataaaaattcaactgatttttagtattttattacttaaaccAATAGTTTATGTTCTTATCGTTTTCCTCCTACACGCGGTGCAGATTTCTGGCTGACTTTGGCAGCCTTAGCTTTAGGTGGCGCCTTAACTTTAGTTGGGGGTGCTGTAGCCTTCTTTGCCGCTTTAGTGGACTTCTTCTGTTCCTTAGCAGccctgaaaaatattaaagatcaTGTTGAAAGATGTAGACTGTAGAGAATCATGAGATAATAGGGAAAGAACATTAtataatgatgaaaaaataagtatataaagtgAGTGGTCATTAAATATCCTTCCACTACTTCATAAGATTCAAGAAGTTTTGCTCAAAGAAATTGTAcgtatttattcattctttGTATAATATAGTGAGGCACAGATAAAAAGATCGGTAACACTTTGGTTGGGTATCATAATGGTCTCTTATTTCATGTTCTCTGTACTACAGCCTGTCATATAAGGCCATTCAATTtactatatgtacctacttgaaCAAACAAACCAGATCAGCTATATGgttttaaacaatattctaCTCACTTAATGGCTTGCTCCCTCTGTGCTTTCCTTACTTCAGGCTTCATATTACGCTTGGCCATGATGTCACTCAGGGAAGCACCAACAATAGCACGTTGGAACTTCTGGGTCCTCCTGGTGCGTTTCTTAGCCTGTTCTTCTTCCTGACCCTTCTTGAACTTGCGTCTGTAAATTTAGATACCAGTTAGGCATTATTGTTATACCTTTATTGTgtgaaatatacaaaataacacTAAATCAATGAGGATTTTTATTCtcaaaaggaaataaataatgatttctATTAGATAACTAGTAGAGGGTGAGGGTAAGTTATTGAGTGTAAATAGGCTGTCGTGAATTCAAAGCATAATTTTAAGAATCTTTTGCGAAATAGGTCATAGAAATGAGATAACAGTCACAAATATGTAAACACATAACCTTCCTACTCTCAATATCAATAATATAGGCATAtccattcttttttatttaatagccTCCCTACTAATTTAAAATGCCAAAATTTGTAAGGATTTGCACATGCAAATCCTTGCACAAACACATGTTTGTCACTAATTTATGCAAAATCTCCTGGAATGTTTTTGGTGAAATATACAGGTTTggtgaaatatataaatgtacagGCAGAAGACGTATAACCTGTAAAACATGTAGAGCACTTTCATCCCAAAATTCCTACGGGATCGAAGCCTTGGCGcgatgataattaaaaaattatttcgcaTTCACGTACCTGTAAAGCACTGTCCATGTCACCTTACGAGGATTCCGCCTCATTAAATGTGCAGCTtcacattttgaatttagGAACGTGAAGGtctgaaagaatttttttttttgtaaattgttggtgagataaataaactaaattaatttattaaagttaaatcTGGTTGATAGAATGAAGTAAGccagttaaaataatcaaaaaaaatgATTACTGTATGGGTTTACCAAACAAATGATTGAATCAACATTATTTTCATAGGTTATAAACAATGTTTTAAGTTGTTGACCTTATGTGGAAAAAAGCTggagaaaagaaaaagtaagaaaTTGATAACATATGTGGCAAGACTATTTGTCTTACCTTGCCGTCCACCTTAACCATGGTCTTCCCATGGCCAGGGTAGATCTTGTAACCACTATAAGCGCAAAGGCCAATcctgaaaataaatcacattTAGTACAATCAATTACATCACTagatataaacaaatacatctcactaaaattatataagattCAAATGATTAATAGcgataaaaattgaaaaaatgcaCAAACGTACTTCATCTTGACTTGCTAAAGGGAAAagagacaaaaaatatatttttttaagtcactACTGTAGCAAAGCAAAATGACTTTGACTTGACAACTgacagatatttttaaaacgaaGTACATTGATAAGGATTCGTTATGCCCGGTAGACACGCAGCTCTCCTTGCTCCGGTAATACCCCTATATAGAGGcaggaataaataatacttactttcCACTAACAAAACGAGACAAAAAAAcacaacaatattaaaaaaatgaaatgatattagatataaaataaacatttttaaacccGACCTTTTTGGTCATCCATCCCCAACAAACATGataatagcagcgaagaacccaaatcgcgatttcagagatttcacggattggagctatatatacaaccttcGACAcgacatcgtcggagccgcggttccccaggcataacacctagcctggcggaagatcttcgcttggtggcggtcgagcccgaaacatcgctcccgctacaatagCATCGACACTTTGATGCCAcaacattaattttgttaatctatactaatataatagaagcgaaggaaatatgcagaggtcgtggcaagtggaaagaggtagtctctgcctacccctccgggaaagaggcgtaattttatgtatgtatgtatgtatactaatattataaagctgaagagtttgtctgtttatttgcgctaatctcaggaactactggttcgaattaaaaaaatctttttgtattgtatagaacatttattgaggaaggctttaggctatataacatcacgctgcaactataaggagcgaaagaactaatggaaaatgtgaaaataacgggggaaatttttttatccttgagggcttccgtTGCGTGCGCTGCGAAAATGGTTCAAGAtaccaaaatatatgtatgtacgaaataattattcctcttgaaataatctaaaaaaatgtcCACAACAGTACatgtctatcttttaagattaACTTACTAGAACCGTTTTTATGgtaatcaaaatttataaagctgagacgaagtcgcgagcacagctagtaaacaTAATAGAAACAAATTGGCAATGGAATCTTCGGCAGTTCCGAATTCCGATACTTCCGAAGCAAACAAAAGTACAAAATACACTTTATTTGTGCAATTTGCTTGTAACTGTTAAGTGAAGAACCCTTAGAAAACttggaatatttattgaaactttatGCTCGTAAAATGACTTAATGGCACaaacaaggcattctctgccaggcGAACCTTTGgtccaaactgagatggatgtacgaTTCTACcacttcaaataaatttgaagTTGAAACTTCAACTTCAATCCGTGTAAATATGTTATCCATATTGACATATAACCTAAATTGaaatagtatattatattgagTTTGTGACTGAAAGAAACTTCAACCTCAAACTTTCAGGAGTTAAACTTgttatttttcaaagaaaccgacaattaaaataataaattcgaaAGCCGGTTGTTTCGAATTACAACTGCACCTTATCAAAGCCGttcattatcaaaataaattcctCGATTAATTACTCATGATTTGCCCGGATTTTTTAGAATTTCAGGTTTGGTATTTTCATAGTCtacattcttttatttaataatgattaacatacatatatcacgtctttacccaTTACGGGGTATGACAGAGCCTACTGTCtcggaaagactgaaacgccatgttcagtgatagaattaagaattTTGATGATGGCTTGATCATTATTAGGTAAgttaaaaaagttacttattagGTGAATACACATCATCAAATTATTGCACATTTTTACAGGATAACCTGAAAAAAATGCGTACTTTGGATGATAAGATTGTTTATGCACTTAATACATCAATACCCACCGAATCCTTTCGTAATAAGGTTAATGCGACTGCTGCTTGTGAAGATCTATTTTCTCAGATACAAAAGGGCCACACAGAGAgagaaaatgttattaaaaattgcaTTATTGTAACTGCAGAGCATGTAAAAAAGTTGAAGGCTGCTAAAGAAGAAACACCAGatgattataatgttatgaaaaatttaaaggcTGAACAGAAAAAGGTACCTAGAAGATACaattacaaaattgtatattttattaaattgcatAAGAGTAACAATTGTTGTTCCAcatttgagagtttattttctttttcatcataatgtgcagtgtatttttatttcattaaaaaacatcTTGCTTATCACTAGGCAGATCGAGATCAAAGAcattcaaatatattaaatcaaaaaaggaattttgaataaatgttataaatgccatttaaaaatagaaaatatgtatTGAAATTTTACTTTGAAACCTATAAAAGACATCTATGGATAGCCTAGATAGATATGGATTATAATatctaaacattttttatttatttcagttacGCTTGTTGCAAACAGAATTAAGTGTGGAAGAGGTGATAAAAGAAAAGACTACCAAGTTATTTACAGAGAAATGTAGAAGTTATTTCAAACCCGAAAATTTATGAAGACtgatattattgaaaaatgtttGACCGTTGTGTTGAAGTGTTattgtgtaaataattataaat
This genomic window contains:
- the LOC106134650 gene encoding 60S ribosomal export protein NMD3; translation: MEYITPESLQQGSNSTRILCCQCAVPIEANPSNMCVACLRAHVDITDGIPKQATLFFCRGCERYLQPPAEWVVCALESRELLALCLKRLKGLNRVKLIDAGFAWTEPHSKRIKVKLTVQGEVMGGAVLQQTFIVEFTIQHQMCDACHRSEAQDYWKALVQVRQRANNRKTFYYLEQLILKHRAHENTLGIKPKHDGLDFFYATESHARKMVDFIQSVLPIKCQHSKKLISHDIHSNIYNYKFTFSIEIVPLSKDSIVCLPKKLTHQLGSISPICLVNRVTSTIHLIDASTGQVCDLSATMYWRYPFTPICNPKQLVEYIVMDIDIIKEHEKKSFPGQGMVSNKHVVADVWVVRASELGMDVNPIHTKTHLGHILKPGDTVLGYNLENSNVNDTNLDKLDSSVVPDVFLVKKYYGEKAARRRARNWKLKHMAEELHDGISSTNEDYNDFLDDLEEDPAFRQNINIFKDTKKLAVDTDEIDPALPRITLAEMLDDLHIEDVEMSEV
- the LOC106134642 gene encoding ATP synthase subunit beta, mitochondrial; this translates as MFSTVCKAGRLAAKAVANNPASEKAPLVAGTLVNKRDYAAKAAAKGKGKVVAVIGAVVDVQFEDELPSILNALEVQDRQPRLVLEVAQHLGENTVRTIAMDGTEGLVRGQVVNDSGSPIRIPVGAETLGRIINVIGEPIDERGPIPTDKRAAIHAEAPEFVDMSVQQEILVTGIKVVDLLAPYAKGGKIGLFGGAGVGKTVLIMELINNVAKAHGGYSVFAGVGERTREGNDLYHEMIESGVISLKDKTSKVALVYGQMNEPPGARARVALTGLTVAEYFRDQEGQDVLLFIDNIFRFTQAGSEVSALLGRIPSAVGYQPTLATDMGTMQERITTTKKGSITSVQAIYVPADDLTDPAPATTFAHLDATTVLSRAIAELGIYPAVDPLDSTSRIMDPNIIGAEHYNIARGVQKILQDYKSLQDIIAILGMDELSEEDKLTVARARKIQRFLSQPFQVAEVFTGHAGKLVPLEETIKGFSQILAGEYDHLPEVAFYMVGPIEEVVAKAETLAKSS
- the LOC106134653 gene encoding large ribosomal subunit protein eL24, which produces MKIGLCAYSGYKIYPGHGKTMVKVDGKTFTFLNSKCEAAHLMRRNPRKVTWTVLYRRKFKKGQEEEQAKKRTRRTQKFQRAIVGASLSDIMAKRNMKPEVRKAQREQAIKAAKEQKKSTKAAKKATAPPTKVKAPPKAKAAKVSQKSAPRVGGKR
- the LOC106134680 gene encoding protein MIX23 produces the protein MICPDFLEFQDNLKKMRTLDDKIVYALNTSIPTESFRNKVNATAACEDLFSQIQKGHTERENVIKNCIIVTAEHVKKLKAAKEETPDDYNVMKNLKAEQKKLRLLQTELSVEEVIKEKTTKLFTEKCRSYFKPENL